The Salinirubellus salinus genome segment GTCTGGGCCGAGCCCGTCCAGCGGGCGTGCCTGACGGAGTTCGTCGGCGACTTCCACGTCGCGGGCGGCCTGGGCGGTGCGAGCGACGTGTACGCGGACGCGGCTGAGCGCTACGAAGCGGCCGCGCCAGACGACCCGATGACGTGGGCGACGACGCCGCTGTTCGAGGCGGCGAACACCGTGATACAACAGGTCGCGCGTGGGCCCGCGAACGGCGAGATAGCCGTCCAGTGGGACGACCTGCACGGGGCGGACCCGAACGACCCGGGGCCGTACCTCGCACACCGCGCGACCTACAAGGCGCGGCGGTTCTCGTCGCTGGTGGCGACGGTCGTCGACGAGGGCTCCCTCGCCGCCCCACGGGGGACGACGGAGTACGACAACGCGACGTACCGGTGTCCGTCGTGCGAGTCAACGGACGTGAACTGGACGGGTGGGTCGGTGCTGTGTCTGCGGTGTTCGGCGCGCGTGGCGGAGCGCTAGACCGACTCGACGAGGACGGCCTCCGAGCCACAGAGTAGACACTGGCCGGGGTGGCTGATGGCGACCACCTGCCGGCCACATCGGAGGCAGTGACAGAGTTCCCGTGGCGTCTCGCCCGCCTCGAGTTCCTCGACGATCTCGTCGGTCTGTGGCGGCACCGCAGCCGTCGGGCCGGCGGGGACGAACCGCGCCGCGCGGGCCGACAGGTCGGGGTCGTCGGTCACGTTCGTGATTCGTGTCGCGCGCCTAAGTGTCTCGTGGCCCCGGAACCCCCGGCGGGTTGCGCCGACCGCAGGAGGGAAAGCCACCGGTCGCCTCGCTCACTCCATGTCCGACCGACTCCGCGCGAGACTGGGGGACGCCGCCGCCCGAGCGGGCGTCGTCGCCCCGGACCTCGAGCCGTGGGCGGTCGAGGCCCGGTGGGCCGACGAGCGCTCGCGGTTCCTCGAGGTCGACGGCGCGCGGGTCCACTACCGGGACGAGGGGAGCGCGACGGCCTCGCCGTCAGGTCGTCCAGTCGCCGGTGTCACCGGCGACTCGCCGACACTCCTCCTCGTCCACGGGACGTTCGCGTCGCTCCACACGTGGGACCCGTGGGTCGACCGACTCACCGACGAGTACCGCGTCGTCCGCGTGGACCTGCCGGGCCACGGCCTGACCGGGCCGCACGCCGGTGGTTACCGGATGGCCGACCTCGTGGCGTTCCTCGAACGGGTCCGGGCGGCACTCGGGCTGGAGGCGGTGGTCGTCGCCGGCAACTCGCGGGGCGGCGAGGTGGCGTGGCGCTACGCGCTCGATTACCCCGACCGGGTGGCCGCACTCGTCCTCCTCGATTCGATGGGGTACCCGGTCCCCTCGCGGCCGGCCGTCGTCGAGGCGGCCACCAACCCCGCGCTCCAGCGGGCCTTCCGCTGGGTGACGCCGAAGTCGCTCGTCCGGCGCACGCTCTCGCAGGTGTACCACGACCCGACGGCGTGGGACGAGACGACCGTCGAGCGCTACCACGACCTGCTCCGGCGCGAGGGGAACCGCGAGGCGCTCGTCGCCATCGTGGAACGCGACCTCGACCCGACCCACCGCCACGGGGA includes the following:
- a CDS encoding alpha/beta fold hydrolase, whose amino-acid sequence is MSDRLRARLGDAAARAGVVAPDLEPWAVEARWADERSRFLEVDGARVHYRDEGSATASPSGRPVAGVTGDSPTLLLVHGTFASLHTWDPWVDRLTDEYRVVRVDLPGHGLTGPHAGGYRMADLVAFLERVRAALGLEAVVVAGNSRGGEVAWRYALDYPDRVAALVLLDSMGYPVPSRPAVVEAATNPALQRAFRWVTPKSLVRRTLSQVYHDPTAWDETTVERYHDLLRREGNREALVAIVERDLDPTHRHGELADLTVPTLVQWGTHDAWIPASVGEKFAHDVPGAVYRTYPAGHVPMEETPGATASDLRAFLGSHVR